The proteins below are encoded in one region of Pontibacter deserti:
- a CDS encoding GDP-mannose 4,6-dehydratase — MKMHNNTVKNTFPVVGLVEWFRPGEREHVMQVLKDLKELGVTELRTGVSWADYYTPEGKSWYDWLIPTLAKEINILPCFLYTPPSIGEKPRTSAPPKDKKAYADFLDVFITDHGQHFEWVELWNEPNNQVEYDFTLDYGWNKFAEMVGGAAYWCQQRGKKTLLGGMSPIDPNWLQSMFDHGVMQYIDAVGIHGFPYVFDQVWDGWEEKIKAVREVMNQNNCKAELWITEAGFSTWQHDEFKQVQEFKEALKADATRVYWYGISDLDANLPTVAGFHLDDREYHFGLKKSDGSTKLLYRLWAKHGIEKLDQLDFIKRTLAEDTAPYTLITGGAGFVGTNLAKRLLDDGKRVMIFDNLNRDGVEQNLQWLHDTYGHKLEVYVGDIRDLQTVRKVMKRAEAVFHFAAQVAVTTSLDLPLNDFEVNARGIINLLEAIREQDNPPPLVFTSTNKVYGGLEDLKFISNGSRYYPADENIKENGISEARVLDFHSPYGCSKGAADQYVIDYARTYDIPAVVFRMSCIYGPHQYGNEDQGWVAHFAIRAIEGKPVSIYGDGKQVRDILFVEDLVDAFLLAQEHMPSIKGQAFNIGGGPENTVSLLELLKTIGKYRGKKIALSFGDWRPGDQHYYVSDTRKFQEATGWYPKHNVQEGVAKLYQWLCENRGLQVPMILTSEKADIEEKVETENKVAVA; from the coding sequence ATGAAAATGCATAATAATACAGTAAAGAATACTTTTCCTGTTGTAGGGCTTGTTGAATGGTTCAGACCTGGGGAGCGGGAGCATGTAATGCAGGTGTTAAAAGACCTGAAGGAACTGGGGGTAACTGAACTGCGCACCGGTGTATCCTGGGCCGACTATTATACTCCGGAAGGAAAGAGCTGGTACGATTGGTTGATACCTACGCTGGCTAAAGAAATAAATATACTTCCATGCTTTCTGTATACTCCACCAAGTATAGGTGAAAAGCCCCGCACATCGGCACCACCAAAAGATAAAAAAGCCTATGCCGATTTCCTGGATGTATTCATCACCGACCATGGGCAACACTTTGAGTGGGTAGAACTATGGAACGAGCCAAATAACCAAGTAGAGTATGATTTTACCTTAGACTATGGCTGGAACAAATTTGCCGAAATGGTGGGTGGTGCAGCCTACTGGTGCCAGCAGCGTGGTAAAAAAACATTGCTGGGAGGCATGAGCCCGATAGACCCCAACTGGTTGCAGAGCATGTTCGACCACGGCGTGATGCAGTACATTGATGCCGTAGGTATACATGGTTTCCCATATGTGTTCGACCAGGTATGGGATGGCTGGGAAGAAAAGATAAAAGCAGTGCGGGAGGTAATGAACCAGAACAACTGCAAAGCCGAACTCTGGATTACTGAAGCCGGCTTTTCGACCTGGCAGCATGATGAATTCAAGCAAGTACAGGAATTTAAAGAAGCTCTGAAAGCAGATGCTACACGGGTATATTGGTATGGTATCAGCGACTTGGATGCCAACCTGCCTACGGTAGCCGGTTTCCACCTTGATGACCGGGAGTATCATTTTGGATTGAAAAAATCTGATGGTTCAACTAAACTGCTTTACAGGCTATGGGCAAAACACGGCATCGAAAAACTGGATCAGTTGGATTTTATTAAACGCACCTTAGCTGAAGACACAGCACCTTATACATTAATTACAGGTGGAGCCGGATTTGTGGGTACCAACCTCGCGAAGCGGCTGCTGGATGATGGAAAGCGTGTAATGATATTCGATAACCTGAACCGCGACGGGGTAGAGCAGAACCTGCAATGGCTGCATGACACCTATGGCCATAAGCTGGAAGTATACGTTGGGGACATTCGCGACCTGCAAACGGTGCGTAAAGTAATGAAACGTGCCGAAGCTGTTTTCCATTTTGCGGCACAGGTAGCCGTAACCACATCTCTCGACCTGCCGCTCAACGATTTTGAAGTTAATGCGCGTGGCATTATCAACTTATTGGAAGCGATCAGAGAACAGGATAACCCGCCACCGCTGGTGTTCACATCCACTAACAAAGTATACGGCGGCCTGGAAGACCTTAAATTCATTTCAAATGGATCACGCTATTACCCTGCAGATGAGAATATAAAAGAAAACGGAATCAGTGAGGCACGCGTACTCGACTTTCATAGTCCGTATGGTTGCTCTAAAGGAGCTGCCGACCAGTATGTGATCGACTACGCCCGCACCTATGATATACCTGCCGTTGTTTTCCGGATGAGCTGTATTTATGGTCCTCACCAGTATGGCAACGAAGACCAGGGCTGGGTTGCTCATTTTGCTATCCGGGCCATAGAAGGTAAGCCTGTCAGTATCTATGGAGATGGCAAGCAAGTTCGGGATATCCTTTTTGTAGAAGATCTGGTAGATGCATTTTTACTGGCGCAGGAGCACATGCCTAGCATAAAAGGACAAGCCTTTAACATTGGCGGCGGCCCCGAGAATACGGTAAGCCTGCTTGAACTGCTTAAAACTATAGGTAAGTACAGGGGCAAGAAGATTGCACTTTCGTTTGGAGACTGGCGCCCCGGAGATCAGCACTATTATGTTTCCGATACACGCAAGTTTCAGGAAGCAACCGGCTGGTATCCGAAGCACAATGTGCAGGAGGGTGTGGCAAAGCTTTATCAGTGGCTGTGCGAAAACCGTGGCTTGCAGGTGCCAATGATCCTGACCTCTGAAAAAGCAGACATCGAAGAAAAAGTTGAAACAGAAAATAAAGTAGCTGTAGCCTGA
- a CDS encoding NAD-dependent epimerase/dehydratase family protein produces MKNKVLITGGAGFIGSHLADELLKHGYSVRALDNLSEQVHGKDCGRPEYLHEDVELMVGDVRNPEDVKRALEGVDIVYHFAAMVGVGQSMYEIKEYTDVNNIGTAVLLEALIKNPVKKLVVASSMSIYGEGLYKNQQGEVVTAEERPLEQLKAANWELYDAAGNQLEPLHTPETKTPCLSSVYALSKYDQERLCLMVGRAYNIPTVAMRFFNVYGTRQALSNPYTGVLAIFASRFLNNNSPMIFEDGYQQRDFVHVRDVALACRLAMEKDEANGHVFNVGSGNNYTISEIAERLATVMNKEHLVAEVTGKYRVGDIRHCYADISKAKQILGFYPQVEFNGGLEELADWLEGQIAYDRVSEASAELAARGLTV; encoded by the coding sequence ATGAAAAACAAAGTCTTGATAACAGGCGGAGCCGGCTTTATTGGTTCTCATTTGGCGGATGAATTACTGAAGCATGGCTATAGTGTAAGAGCGCTGGATAACCTGAGCGAACAGGTGCATGGCAAAGACTGCGGGCGGCCTGAATACCTGCACGAAGATGTTGAACTGATGGTAGGGGATGTGCGCAACCCGGAAGATGTAAAACGTGCCCTGGAAGGTGTGGATATAGTTTACCACTTTGCAGCAATGGTAGGCGTTGGGCAGAGCATGTATGAGATAAAAGAGTATACAGACGTCAACAATATTGGCACTGCTGTATTGCTGGAAGCCCTGATCAAGAACCCTGTTAAAAAGCTGGTAGTGGCCAGCAGCATGAGCATCTATGGCGAGGGGCTGTATAAGAACCAGCAGGGCGAAGTGGTAACCGCTGAAGAACGACCGCTGGAACAACTGAAAGCTGCCAATTGGGAACTTTACGATGCTGCAGGCAATCAATTAGAGCCGCTTCACACCCCCGAAACCAAAACCCCTTGTTTATCATCGGTTTACGCACTTTCCAAATACGACCAGGAGCGCCTTTGCTTAATGGTAGGGCGCGCTTATAACATACCAACAGTAGCCATGCGGTTCTTTAATGTGTATGGCACGCGGCAGGCATTATCTAACCCTTATACTGGTGTGCTGGCCATTTTTGCATCCCGGTTCCTGAACAACAACTCCCCAATGATTTTTGAAGATGGCTACCAGCAGCGCGACTTTGTGCATGTGCGTGATGTGGCTTTAGCTTGTCGCCTGGCAATGGAAAAAGACGAAGCGAATGGCCATGTATTTAACGTGGGCAGCGGAAACAACTATACTATAAGTGAGATTGCTGAGCGCCTGGCAACAGTAATGAACAAAGAGCACTTAGTCGCGGAAGTTACCGGCAAGTATAGAGTAGGTGATATCAGACATTGCTACGCCGATATCTCTAAAGCAAAACAGATACTGGGCTTTTATCCGCAGGTAGAATTTAATGGTGGCCTGGAAGAACTGGCTGACTGGCTCGAAGGGCAGATTGCCTATGACCGTGTAAGCGAAGCGAGCGCCGAACTGGCTGCCCGGGGTCTTACAGTTTAA
- a CDS encoding SDR family oxidoreductase: MQDLRGRKALVSGGASGIGKAIAAKLLEHGVKTAVADLNLPDTLPQEPLYIKSDVVSAPATDTLFTELNRKLGLPDILVCSAGRGVHEKLTEGDPEKWKQVIETNLLGTLRLIRAFVPAMLEKGKGDVVIISSVAAGKAYTYGGIYAATKTALEVVAETLRLEVLPFVRVTVVAPGVTDTAFFENTISGSQTVESIGYGALSPEAVADAVLYALQQPEGVSANHITIRPTAQPF, translated from the coding sequence GTGCAGGACCTGAGAGGTAGAAAAGCATTAGTTAGTGGTGGGGCTTCCGGTATTGGTAAAGCGATTGCTGCAAAACTACTGGAACATGGCGTAAAAACGGCTGTTGCTGATCTGAACCTCCCCGATACCCTGCCTCAAGAGCCCTTATACATTAAAAGTGATGTGGTCTCCGCACCTGCCACAGACACTTTGTTTACAGAATTAAATAGAAAGTTGGGACTGCCAGATATACTGGTATGTAGTGCTGGCCGTGGCGTGCACGAGAAGCTTACGGAAGGTGACCCCGAAAAGTGGAAGCAGGTAATTGAAACAAACCTGTTAGGTACACTCCGGCTGATCCGGGCTTTTGTGCCGGCTATGCTGGAGAAAGGCAAAGGCGATGTGGTGATCATTTCGTCGGTAGCTGCCGGAAAGGCTTATACCTATGGTGGTATTTATGCTGCAACCAAAACTGCGCTGGAGGTAGTGGCAGAAACACTGCGCCTGGAGGTACTGCCTTTTGTAAGAGTAACGGTAGTTGCGCCCGGAGTTACGGACACAGCTTTTTTTGAAAATACGATATCTGGAAGTCAGACGGTTGAGAGTATAGGTTATGGAGCTTTATCGCCTGAGGCGGTAGCAGATGCAGTGCTTTATGCATTGCAACAGCCTGAGGGGGTTTCTGCGAACCATATTACTATAAGGCCAACTGCGCAGCCATTTTAG
- a CDS encoding GNAT family N-acetyltransferase, with protein MNFEKDLYLEDDHVLLRPIKPGDLEQLQPIALDADTWRWYVTRIANIQDLEEWAQAAFNDRRDHKRYPFVIVDKATGKLAASTAYGNISAFDKRLEIGWTWLGEDFRSTGLNRHCKFLLLSYAFDVLQYERVELKTDVLNIRSRKAILKIGATEEGTLRSHMLMHNGRRRDTIYYSILRPEWPAIKATIFTDLTFTCTQV; from the coding sequence ATGAACTTTGAAAAAGACCTGTATCTCGAAGATGATCATGTATTACTTCGCCCGATCAAGCCAGGTGACCTGGAGCAACTACAGCCAATAGCCCTAGATGCAGATACCTGGCGCTGGTACGTTACGCGCATTGCTAACATACAGGACCTGGAAGAGTGGGCACAGGCAGCATTTAATGACAGGCGTGACCACAAGCGCTACCCTTTTGTGATAGTTGATAAAGCTACCGGAAAACTTGCTGCCAGCACCGCTTATGGTAACATCTCAGCGTTTGATAAGCGACTTGAGATCGGCTGGACATGGCTGGGCGAGGATTTCAGAAGTACGGGGCTGAACAGACACTGTAAGTTCCTGCTGCTGAGCTATGCTTTTGACGTGCTGCAGTATGAACGGGTAGAGCTGAAAACAGACGTGCTGAATATCCGATCCCGGAAAGCTATACTTAAAATAGGGGCCACAGAAGAAGGTACGTTGCGCAGCCATATGTTAATGCACAACGGCCGCCGGCGCGACACAATTTATTATAGTATTCTTCGGCCGGAATGGCCTGCTATAAAAGCTACCATATTTACAGATTTAACCTTTACCTGTACACAAGTATAA